AAGCTGCACATACACGTACACAACgtatcatcatcaccacaacaacaacacaaagacacactcatCTTACCTTGTCTTCCTACTATTTCAGCCACATGCTCGGAGCTGGGCACAGGCACACATTCAGTCATGTTGACACTtcttttcctgctgcagaggacGGAGCTTTGTTCCCCGTGGAGCATGGGGTGCGAGCCGGTCATGTGGTACCCGCCCGAGCCGTAGTACTCTGGGGATGGGGAGCAGGATGAGGGCGAGTCCCGCGACCCACCGGGATGCTCCAGCATCTGTAGGTCCATGTAGCCCCCTCCACCGACGCCGTTGCAGCCCTCCGAAGCGGGACCCGAGGTCCCGTCCAGAGAGTCGGCCAGTCCGCCCCCACAGTCCACTTTCTCCAGGGCCATGAGTGACAGCTGGTCCAGGGCGAAGCGGAGCGCCTCTTGGTGATCCTCATCCCGGGACTCATGGTCCGTCTCTCGGGGCAGACCGACCCCATTGTGCTGGCTGCTGATCACCACGTCGTGGTCCATAATCTCGGGGTGGAATAAAGGGCTAGGCATAGTGTCTCCGTGGATCTCACATCAGATCACGGATGCCTGTTTGTTGGGAGTGATCTCTTtccacctgaaaaaaaaaacaaaataataataataataataataataataatgataagtTAAGAGTTTAGTTTCTCGTTAATAACAAGGTGGCGGTGAGCAGCGTGAAGCCGCGGATCATTCATAAACACCAGCAGACTGTAGTAGTGTTGATTTGGGCGCCTCGCTTTGTCTGTTGTTGCTTCTTGTCTGACAACTGAGACCATCCGGGCTGCTTGTGTTTCCAGAATAAAGCTGAACCTGCTTTGACACAAGTCAACAAACTACCTCGAGACACCGACATGAAAGCCCTTCGTGTTTCTAACTGCAGCTGCCGCTGTGTGAGCCGCTGCTTCtaacaacatgtaaataaaacgAGGAGACGAGCTGTTGTTAGCTCCAGCAGCCGAAGCTAGCAGGCTAACTCCACACAGTCGGCACTCAGTCACGTTGTCGACCCCTTTGTTTGGGAGCACCGCAGCTAGCTGCTAGCTCCGCGCTGTCAGTCCAACTTGGGCTCTTTCTCAAAGGCAGCCGAGCtcaattttctaaattaaacaaGTACTGAAACCACACGAACTTACTTTCTCTTGCCTTTGTCGACGGGCTCCTGTCTTCGGCTGCAGTCCAGCTCTCGGTGGGGGGAAAGATGAGAAGcagccaggaggaggagaccGGAGCTCAGCGGCGCTAGGGAGCTAGCGggctagctaactagctaaatGGGGGGCGTAGGAGAAAAACGTTTAAAAACGCAAAGAGGGCAccgttgtgttgttttctgtctggaGAGAGAAGCCTTTCCTCCGAGCACAGTCACTGGCTCCGCGTGCGGTTCACCGTCAGGGACACAGCGGCTGGAGGGTAGCAGTTACCttttagttaaaaaataaagcagtgATTCTCGGCTccgcgctgctgctgctgctgcttctgccgccgccgctgccgctgttgctgttgctgctgctactgctgctgctgcctgaccCCGGTCGCTCCGCCGCCTTTGTCTCGCCAGGCGCACGCCGCTCCGTCTCCCGCACACGGCACTGACGTCACCCGCGACACAACAATGGGTTCAAAGGCCAcatgcagcaggaggagagcagcatcCACGCAAAGCCACTGTCACAGCCATTGTGTCTGCGGGACGCTGGTTGTTCGATCCCCCTCCTGTTGGTGCGGGTCCCGATAAATTGTGCTCACGGCTGGGTGTGTTCATCATGGCTTCCAATGAGATGTTTTGGGCTGCTCCTGCACTGGAGGATGCTcatgcagtgtgtgcgtgtgcatttatgtacaaattaaaatatcacAGATGGGCAATTATTTCATGTCAAAACGTAagaattacaaataaataaccCAAAGCACCCCCCATTCTAGTGTCATGAGTAAAATATATCAGTTATATGTGAGGTTTATGTCTATACTCGCATGCCGATACAACAAAGAGTTGTGTAACGATGATAACAATGAACTGCAGTTATATAGCACCTTtacaaaacacagttacaaggtggttcatttaaaactgaaacaatacaaaataatttaaaagcaatttgatgGATCACACAGCATTACAGCACggatacagaaataaaacatgtttcagaCGAGAAAAGAGTAGAAATAAGAtaacatgaaataattaaaatatttgcaaAGATCAGAATTTTCAAAAAGCACACtcataaagatgtgtttttaagagGCAATTTAAGAGGAGAAGGCGTTTGTCAGACAGAGATTGTTCCAGAGTGGGAGCTCTGACAGAAAAGGCCCAGTCACCTCTGGTTCTTGGGACTGAGGATGGTGAGCAGGGCCTTCCCCTCCGTGTACACTGTGTCCCTGTTCAATGTGATTATTCCTCCTGTGCATGCTTGCTTGTTAAATGATGCCTTTCTTTATTTGTGCCAAAATCACTCTTTGACGACACAAATAATTTACTATTAAAAAAGACACATTCTTGTTTTGCCTCATCTTACCTGTGTCGGAAGgctgtggatttatttttccttcatttcagAAGTTTATATGAGTATCATTTTCAGACAGGCTTGAAAATGTAATGATGacctttaaagaaaacaaccctCCGGCCTAAAATGAGAATCCATCTTCCTCAGCCTCCAAAGTATATGAAAGGTAATAACAAAGGAGAAAACCCCccactagaatgtcactcagtaaagCACATTACTCCACCCAGTGtatcagtccccttatgaatccacatttaaattcactagatccagatttttatttggatctgcaccaaattgctcacactcataaatatcagtcccataaacaaatcaatgacattttgaaaaatggcCCATCTCACatatttaaagaaagtgaaaaactaaaataatagaTACACTACCTAGTTCGCACAAAAACTTAATGGATGCTTTCTTGTGttatgccccacccctccacaaaatttcacaGAAATCAGTTTTGCAGATGTTGCATGATCCTgctgaataacaaacaaacgcatACAAAAACATGACCTACTTTGATGAGGTAATAACTGACCCACACACCAATAACAAAACAGCTGTATTTATTCAACAGTGTCACAGTGATACAGAGACAAAAATGAATCTTGTAATGAGGTACAGTACACCAGGTTATGAGGTACATGAGCGttgcatttgttgttttgtattttcttacggtacacacattttcctttactgaataaaatcaaacatgGCAAAACAATACTGACAATTTTTCTGTCAGAACAAATAACATGGCTTAAACCAGGGGTGGGGGACCTACGGCCTCCGAGCCCTATAAGCCCGTCAGacaatttataaatattttaaaaaagggaacaaatttttttttttctttcaataaaacaaaaataatagcAGAATATTGTGTCCTTCAGTCTGGCCCTTTCTGGTTGTATGCCAGTCAGGTCCCAGACACACCTCTAGACACACACATTACGAATCATTGCTGACAAGCATCATGGCAACTCTCAAGAGAAGCAGATGCAGATGCTTTCcaagagaaatggacaaaaaggaaagaaaattgAAGTGAAAAGACAAGCAGGTGTGTTTAGTATGTGGGGTCAATTCTCAATGTTTAACAAGTCTGATCTCGAGCATCatcacagctggaaacatgtttAACTAGAAGAGTTGCAAGGACAAAAGCTCTTGGATAAAGTAAACACTCTTGAGCAGAGTTCACAAGAAAGTGACATATAGACAGTTTTTGTGGTGAACAGGCTAATTGCTAAGTAAAGTATTCCAGTTTGCCAGTTTGTTGAAAAAAGCTTCTGCAAAACAGATTACTGATATGGCACaagatatataaaaaacagaaaaaaaaaacacttgacgACAGCACAAGAAACTCCcagttttttctctctggcctgcgatgaaacaacagacataacaaacacatttttgtgcGTGGGATCGCTGCTGATTAGGACGTGAGGGAGGAATGGCTGTCTTAGCAAGCCATGCACAGCACTATGATAGGTGGGGATTAACTTTAATACGGTTTTGATTTGCAACAAGGTCTCAGCCATGGCAGAAGGGAATTCGTGGCATTGgtcaaaacattaaataatctTAGTATCAATGAAAGTGATTTAGATGTATGCTACTGtctcaaacataaacacatcagTCATATTCCCTGGATCACACTGGTATTATGACAACGTGAGGGCCGTACAGCTGCCAGTTCAAGAGGCTAATGAGGCAGCCTGAGAGTTCAAAGGTCTGGTTTATCATTGAGATGTGCGATGGTTGAATCAAGGCAATATGCCAACACTGCCAGGGAGAAAGTAAAACACTTCATGGAGACGAAGGGAAAACCTGTCATGCAACTGAGTGATAGCAAGTGGCAGAGTGATCTGGCTTTCATGGCAGACATTACCAACAACCTCAAGCTCCAAAGTCCCCACCAGCCTCTAAGCTCTTTGCTTTCAAACGTGGGGCAATTACAGCTGTGGTAACTGCAACTAGAAAGGGGGCAACACTGAACTTTCCTGCTCTGCAACAACAAAAGCCTGCTAGGACATCTGAATACGCTGGAGAGTCTGCAAAACTCCTTCAGGCGTTTGATGATTGTTTCAGGACATGAAAGgtaaacaaacatcacattcGCTAAGCTGTTTAATGTGGAACCAGCTGATGTGCCTGACGACCTATAAcataaaatgatcaaactgcAAAGCAACAATGAGCTCAAAGCCACCACAATTTCTGCAGGAGTTTTATAAATTGTATGTGCGTCCTGAGGAAATTCCTAATTCTAAGCAGACATGTAGTGACGTTTGCATCTCAGTTTGTGACAACATGTGGCTGAGAGCAGCGTTTTCAAAGCTGAACCTTGCAAAGACTGTGTTCCGCTCAAGACTGACCGTCACGAACCTAAAAAACCAGCTGCGAGTTGCATgatcactaccatctgacatcagacgtcATCAGAGAGGTTAGTGTGATATTTGCGTTCAATCATTGAGTTTGCCTCTTGAAGGATTTTCTCAAAATTAAATGGGCCCACCCCGGACTTAAACTTGGAAAACCATGTAAACACAGGTTATCAGGAGAAATAACAGCACTTTGAACTGTAAAACCTTTATCAAATGAGCTCAATATGATTATTCACAGCCACATGAGTGCTGCGTGCATGTAAACATACTGCAACCTACACAACACTACCTACAGTGCCAGAGTTCAAATATAAGAGCAACATATTCTTCTTGAACAGTTAAAAAGGAACACACTTGAGGTTCTGAACATGAACTGATAcgtgtctctctcacacacacacacacaaacacgcacacacacacacacttttcattcacatacatcaggtttgtgtttttaactttgagCTTGAACAGCTGTTAACTGAGTGTAACACTGCATTGAGCACCATCCAAAACTGTCATACAGAGGTAAAAATTTAAACTCAAAGTACCCTTTCAGGGTTACATagtcaaatataaaaaagaagaaaagaaacagatttttgtgTATGTTAACAAGACTTGCAGAACTTCTGCTTAGGGTCTACTTCGtgtaaacatttataaaaaaaatcttcatgGAGCCAATTGTgggaaaataaaaccagtttaCCAGCAAACATCACGTCGGGCCTGTAGGAGAGATGAGAAAGAGACAGGTTACAGGTTTAGCTGAGTACTTAAGCTTTTTAGAGTGTAAGATAATCAAAGTTTGTAAATGGATAGAGAAATACAAGATGATGGCAGCTACACACTAATCATTAGCGTACCTTGGCTATGATTCCTCCTTGTCCACCTGCTCAACCTTCTCTTCTActttgtctgctgctgctgcggctgcagtGGTGTCCTCTATATGAGCCAACATGTCGGCCATGAGAGCCTCCTCGAGCCGCCGCCTCACACTCTGCACCAtgtcctcctgcttcctgtaataaataaataataataaataaataaaacttagCAGCAAGGAATTACAAACCTATCATGGGAAATACTTGAGGTGCAAAAGGATTTCGTTACAACATCCTCATAAGAACTGCATGTATAGctatttcatgtttttagtcACTGTGCACAATATTTACTCGGTTGTTTTAAATAGCATCCcagcaaaacacagacagtgcAATTTAAGCCTTAAGTTTTGGTTTGAGTGACAGCAGGGACACTCACCACACTGAACCAGATTTAAAGCAGCAAGACAGGACAACAACAGCACAGTGGATCTTCCACAGCCAGTCAGACTATGTACTTGATTAAAGTCGAGTCAGTTATTACCAAAACATGTTCTGCAAAATCTATTTTATAGCGGTGGATCGCCGCTTCAGGATTGGGGCAGACACACATTGGGCAGACACTTGGTATCTAGAATTTATGAGGGGCGCATTTAAACAGTGAACTATGGGGGTCACACTTGTCAAGTACTTTTATTCTGaatattttaagtatattttgaAAGCATATTTACTTacaaaaaaagttgaaatataTTTCTACCTTacataacaaaatataatgtgGTACTTTTGAGTACATTTTTATCTATGTAtttgtacttgagtaaatgtttgCGTACTTCCTGCACCACTGGTACCAACTACTTGACATAGATCAATGATGGTACCGCTGTGTTGCACATGTGAACCTCTTACCTGATGTCATCATCAGTCACTACGAAGGCTTTACAAAGAGGCTGGGATGTGTTCAGCCACACTCCAGGATTTTTCTCCACCGCAGCAGTGAGCTGTCCGGTGACGGGTGCAGGGCTGGTGTGCAGCGCGCTGGCGATGGAAGAAAGCAGTGTTTTATCTGAACATGCAGGCCCAACACCTAaggacagtaaaacaaaaaagcagagGGACATGTTAAGCTTGTAGAAAACTCTTACTTTGAATTATACATGGCAGTCATGTTGTCTGTTACTCTCACCCTGTAAACCTTTGGGAAGATCCATAGTTTTCACCAGTTCCTCCGCAATATCAAATGCATTTAAGCCGCTCAGCTTCCTCTCCCAGAACAGCTGAAGATTGAAGCAAACCAAGAAAACAAAGGGCCTTGTTAGGTTTTTAACACAATGTTCTCCAAACTGAAATAATGCTTTTTTGTGAAGTGTATACAGATATCTGCTTCAGGGCAAATTAACCCTTCAATACTAAAAAGAAAGTCCTGACAAATCACCAGGCTTTCCACTCTGAGGAAATGACTCAAATTTCAATTTGCAGGTAAAGCTGATTCCTTTAACTCTCATGCAGTTTAACTTTTTACTGAGAGAGAACTGAAATGTGCACGTTGACTGCTCTCAGACTTACTTGCTTGGGTTGGTCCACAGCTTTCTGCGGGTCTGTCTTCACTTTGTTGTTGGGGTGATTTGTTACCTTGGTCACCGGCTGTTTGAAGATGGATGCTGTCTGTCGAACTGGTAGTGTTGTGTTTAAATCAGGTTTGAGCTGTAAGGAAAATGACAACATGAATCATTTAACCAATTTTTTTATCATGATTAAATAAACCTTTTcagagaaatattaaaatgacgTGAGTTGTACATGGTACTGAATATCTCCTGTGGCAAAGTCTCATGACATCTTAGCTATTGTTTGCCAGAGGGCACGTGGGAAACTTAGGAAAAATTATGTTGTTTGGTACAATGAAAGTGTTCATACCTGGCATTAACAAGTGTCTTAGTTGAGTGGATAGCTTTTAAGTACAGGTGCATTGAGGATGCACTGGAATAGACAGGGTCTGTATTGTTCGGATTTCTCCTTTTTGTAATTTCCAGCAGACAAGGTACGAGAAGTACATTGCTTCCTCAAACCTTTTAGAGTCAATAATAAATTTGGTCTTTGCAAATAGAAACGAtgcagttcccccccccccccccccccccctcccaaacaCATGGGAACAGCGAGGCCaattattttggttttgatgCACACCGAGGAGATTTGTGTTTAAAGATCCAAAGATGAATATGTAACATGAGTTCAGAGTTTCAGCTTTAATTTATTGGTACAGTATTTACAACTTGATAAAAAGCTTtggaaaaaaacaccttttctaTCAGGCTGCCCTGTTTTTAGGTGAGCAAAAGGTAAGTAAGATATGGTTGCACTTTTAATTCAGTCTCCTCTTCAGGACATGAAATGCTGCTCTATTGGGTTGAAGTCTAGTGACTATAGGAATCTCATCACAGACATGCTTCTATGTTCTGGATCATGACTGGATCCCATCTTTCTTCACACTTTGGCCTTTTGAAAACTTTGCTAGAAGTTAATCTTTGTCTCACCAGTCAATAAAACTCTGTTACAGAATGTTTGCGGCTCATCTCTGTACTTCTTTGGCCTTCCCATTTTTTTACTGCTGGCGAGTGTTTTGCACCTTGTGATATGGCCTTTATATTTCTGCTGTCAGCGACTTATTCAGAGGGTGGATTGTGATACTTTCCCTcctgccctgtggaggttggtgGTGATGTCAGACTGTCGTTTTGCATTTTTCTTCACAATGTTTCTGTcatcttttaacattttttgtCCTTGGCCGACCCGGCTCAGTACAGCAGGGGTTTTCCACTGCAAATTGTTGTGGTCCGTGGCTCATTTTCTTAATTCTGAACAGAATGACTCTTAACAGCCAATTCACATGGTTGAAAGGATAAAAcgtttttgatttatttttgatcaaCAAGTAACAATATGCTCAGTTATCTGGAAACAAAATGACCTATCAGGATTTTGGTCATTTCGTACAGCCCCATTTTCCAATTCTGTTCGGATCACCCCAGATGCAGGTTGATGACAAGTGTGAACACATGAACTTATTCTGTAGGTCTTTTTCAAAAAGCACAATAAAAACCACTGtgattaaattatgtaaaacaaTAACATGAAGAGGCCTAAGGGgtggtttatatataaagaCATTGTAGACACTATTGTTATCGTAAAATGTTACAGCGCAGAACATGTAATTTTTGTGGTAGATTGAAACGGTCGTAGATATTGACTTGTGTTTGCACTAGAAGAATATCCAAGAGGAAAAAAGTATTCGAGAAATATTGTGTGAAACCCTCATTGACagactttttgtggatgtgcaCATTTTGTCCACGACTTCAGACTCTTGCTTAcaggtgtgtgaatgtgttttgaaCCATATTTGCTGCAGCAACTGTACCAAAAAAACATGAGAACAGGAGTTTCTCAGATTGGGATTCATAAACCAGGGTTTATGGACTTGTAATGACGAATTTGATGTGAAACTTTTGTGTTGCATCTgtgggagagaaaagacaacCTACATGTTTGCAACTCCTAAGGCATTTTTATCtgacttcaaacacacacacacacacacacacacacacacacacacacacacacacacacacacacacacacacacacacacacacacacacacacacacacacacacacacacacacacacacacacacacacacacacacacacacacacacaccaacaaattCCTCTCCAGAAGTACAAATTCCattgtcacatgtgctcagttgGTTTGCAACAAAAATAACCTTCATACCTTAATTTCTGTTGAAGGGTATATTTTCCCTCCACTTGAGGCATTTATGCTCCATAATACAAAACACAGTCTCACCCTGATTTGATGGTTGGTTTCGTAGTGATGCTTGTGCCTGCTGCGCTGCACTTTGGTCAGGAGAGACCTTCCAGCCCGGGAGTGGCTGGCATTCACATCTGGGTGTAGGTTTCCACTCAGACCACGGACTAACTGGGGCTTGTTGAGAATGCACTTAACGGGTATactagaaagaaaaacagaaaaaacagcaTCACATGACTATTCGCAGCAAGAAAGGTCCTGGTTCGAATCTtggtttgtgtctttctctgtgaagTTTGCATGGTCTCTCCACGTGTTTGTGGGatttctccaggtactccagcttcctcccaccatccaaaGACATGCTGGTCAGGGTTAAGATAGTTTGGAGACTCTAAAtggactgtaggtgtgaatgtgagagtgaatgcttgtttgtctctgtatattTCGTGCATCCCTCAAACAATAAGTGGtgtagatgatggatggatcaTAACACTTCACAACCATACCATTATTCGATTAAATAAccaaacaataacattaaaaagTAACACTGTGAATTGTCTTACCAACCCATGTTGTTGCCATGTCCCCAATCCCACCCagtcacagcactgggcagctccttcattGACAGACCAATTAACCTTAAGTGTCTAAAGGAGACGTATAGCAGGTCTTTCCTACCTGCACCTGTTAGGTTGTATAATCATCTCTGCTCCCAGTAGAGCACAGAGCACACAAACCAATTCTGGGACTGCGCTAAAAATCAGGTTTAACAGGTTTTACTGTGAAACACTCATTCCGTATGTGCCATTCAATGGCTGATGTGCACATCGtcacactgtaaatattgtgtttacattatatatttcaattccatctttatattcccTTGTGTATATACtgcatatttacttatttattaccgATGCCTATTTTTTGACTGTGCTCTTTGCTGCTGAAACGCATCTCATTTCCTTATTGTGGGACCAATCAgggattatcttatcttttatTGCCTGTTTGAGTTGGCAACGACTTATCAAAAtcataacaataatgataataaacgATGGTATAGATTAACCTTCTTCATAGCTGAGGCCACTTCTCAGTTCATTCTGATTGTGGAGACTTCTTCACAGGCTCAAATTGGATTAAGTTTTCTACGGTCAGCTCACTGTGAACAATCTCCGAAAGGGATCAGGAGGGGAAGGTTTTCCCTCCATTACAGACGCAATGACAAGGAGTCAGATGTCACAGAGCACATTAGTACGAACCCACACAGTGTTTCAAAGTGGAGAATAAGTAGAAACACTCGAGTGGATGTTCTTCAGGCGAGTCAGATAAGACGATCTGAGGTGGATTCATTAGCTGATGCGGTTTGCTAATTGAGAAACAGACTCGCTGCCCCTTAAAATTGTTAATTATAGATGTTTCAGAGACTTGCGGGCAGATTGCACAACAGTGTGCTACACGTGGGACGACATATTCTTTGTCTCCGTGTTGTATCCTGGATGTTTCTGTCCGAGCTGCGGTGAGAGTGGCGGGGCCCGTCGCACCGCCAGTCAAGCGTGTGTAAACAATGAAACTTAGCTAGCTAATCAAGCTAGCAGCGCCGCTAACGTCAATAACGTCAGCGTAACCGGCGGCTAGCATATCAATTAGTGCAGTTTAAAGTTTCCCGGTGTGGTGAAACTACAACTCCCTGCAGCCAAAGTTGAGCTACATTGACTTgtagtgtaaataaataagacgGACGCGTTCATTAGCAGCTGAGTGTTTCCCCATTacaggacgtgtgtgtgtgtgtgtgcatgcgtctATTTCCTGCACGCAAACTTTCACCGTAACATCTGCGCCTTTTTAAAAGTCCCACCTTTTCCTCTCCATGGTCCCGCTGCGTCCCGCTTTCCTCGCCTGTACCGGGGGCTCACGGCAGATCTGAAGCCAGCTCTGTGCTCCTCGTCCCGGTCATGAATTTTCTCACCGAGTTCCGTTTGTTATCGATCCCACTGTCTGTCTCCGCGACCTGTGCCGCTGTGGATCACTCCGCCGGCCCCGTCACAGAACGAGCGCCGCAAATCCATCCGCCACACCCCCGTAAAGGCTAGTCCGCACAATGATCTCACATACAGCAGCGCGATCTTCTTCTGGTGTAATGTGGCAGTGTACGCGCTCCCAGGTGCATTACTGCCCCCTGCAGGATAAAGTCTAATTGACACTAATATACTGGAATCATCAAACTGAATTTATGATTTATTCTCATTTTGACtaaataagtgtttttttttaaacaaatctttATTGCACCAGTGACAAATtatgaatattttgtttttgtttttaaatgcccCCTCCCAATAGTTCCCCTCCTACAACCCACCCTGGGGTCTTCCATGGACTGTTCAACCATAATTTAACAAGAGGTGAAACATGGTGGTCCTCTGCTCATGCACAAAGAAGATTATCTTATATTATCTCTGCTGCATGCGTCTCCAGAGTGGAGGGTTTCACTTTATTAATTTGGGCAGTCGACAGCTCACGTTACATAATGTCATGAAAATATGTCAGTTTCCTGATGCTGAGATCACGTGGGTCTCACAGTAGCAACTTGATATGACTTCTACATAAAAGGAAGCAGTGGTACGGTGACATCATTGGTGACCAAAGCTAAGCTCCACTCATGTGTCTGCATTGTGGAAACGATAAAT
Above is a window of Hippoglossus hippoglossus isolate fHipHip1 chromosome 17, fHipHip1.pri, whole genome shotgun sequence DNA encoding:
- the mbd3a gene encoding methyl-CpG-binding domain protein 3a; its protein translation is MERKSIPVKCILNKPQLVRGLSGNLHPDVNASHSRAGRSLLTKVQRSRHKHHYETNHQIRLKPDLNTTLPVRQTASIFKQPVTKVTNHPNNKVKTDPQKAVDQPKQLFWERKLSGLNAFDIAEELVKTMDLPKGLQGVGPACSDKTLLSSIASALHTSPAPVTGQLTAAVEKNPGVWLNTSQPLCKAFVVTDDDIRKQEDMVQSVRRRLEEALMADMLAHIEDTTAAAAAADKVEEKVEQVDKEES